A genome region from Akkermansiaceae bacterium includes the following:
- a CDS encoding sel1 repeat family protein, whose translation MKALLILFLVSGCLGAAGVFEMSEKELREKADKDPEAMTELAWRVYSGKITPFDHKFIFETFTKAAEAGSARAETGLGLCHKEAIHVKPSIGKAIPHFQKAVEMGNPQGMVELGICWIYGDGMPVKDTAKGMALLKRAADMGHPNGKVQYANYTLKGLGDESQRDASLALLKDFADNKGHARAAFFMGHYYKGNEMMRGEKKPELARKYFLKAAEGGDKVAMYQMGLDEIAIAWKPGTPAAKQMEAKRKGVMWYRKAMALNHMEAKLKLSKVLSREKSLRLEGENWYAYLVEEADKGYLLALKELGDINYHAPGYAFRDLDWKLSAECREKIIAMSSRQMEDGRWSLNDEGHRALITLMEIYFEGGLGQDRDIPRCMELAQRYAYMSFDALRYAGQILLHPEAPLGKTREHFIRGYACLLQARRISPTHMSEDTLFVLRSRHGLTRDEVAKAEALVAERFLNGLTPILP comes from the coding sequence ATGAAAGCCCTCCTTATCCTGTTCCTTGTTTCCGGCTGCCTGGGTGCCGCCGGTGTGTTCGAAATGAGCGAGAAGGAGTTGCGCGAGAAAGCCGATAAGGATCCCGAGGCGATGACCGAGCTGGCGTGGCGGGTTTACAGCGGGAAGATCACTCCCTTCGACCACAAGTTCATTTTCGAAACGTTCACGAAGGCGGCGGAAGCGGGTTCCGCGCGGGCGGAGACGGGGCTCGGGCTTTGCCACAAGGAGGCGATCCATGTGAAGCCTTCCATTGGCAAGGCCATTCCGCATTTCCAGAAGGCCGTGGAAATGGGGAATCCGCAAGGCATGGTCGAGCTGGGGATCTGCTGGATTTACGGAGATGGAATGCCGGTGAAAGACACCGCGAAAGGGATGGCGCTTTTGAAAAGGGCGGCTGACATGGGGCATCCGAACGGCAAGGTGCAGTATGCGAATTACACCCTCAAGGGACTGGGCGATGAAAGCCAGAGGGACGCGTCGCTGGCGTTGCTCAAGGACTTCGCCGACAACAAGGGCCACGCTCGGGCGGCGTTTTTCATGGGTCACTATTACAAGGGCAATGAGATGATGAGAGGCGAGAAGAAGCCCGAGTTGGCCAGGAAATATTTCCTCAAGGCGGCGGAAGGGGGCGATAAGGTGGCGATGTATCAGATGGGCCTGGACGAGATCGCCATCGCCTGGAAGCCGGGCACGCCTGCGGCGAAGCAGATGGAGGCGAAGCGCAAGGGCGTGATGTGGTACCGGAAGGCGATGGCGCTCAACCACATGGAGGCTAAGCTAAAGCTTTCCAAGGTGCTGAGCAGGGAGAAAAGCCTGAGACTGGAGGGCGAGAACTGGTATGCCTACCTCGTCGAGGAGGCGGACAAGGGCTATCTGCTCGCGCTCAAGGAACTCGGGGACATCAACTACCATGCGCCGGGATATGCGTTCCGGGATCTCGATTGGAAACTCTCGGCGGAGTGCCGGGAAAAGATCATTGCGATGAGCAGCAGGCAGATGGAGGACGGGAGGTGGTCGCTCAACGATGAGGGGCACCGCGCGCTCATAACTCTCATGGAAATCTATTTCGAGGGAGGGCTCGGCCAGGACAGGGATATTCCGAGGTGCATGGAACTCGCCCAGCGGTACGCTTATATGAGTTTCGACGCGTTGCGCTACGCCGGGCAGATCCTGCTGCATCCCGAGGCTCCGCTGGGTAAGACGCGCGAGCATTTCATCCGCGGATACGCGTGCCTGCTCCAAGCCCGGCGGATCAGCCCCACGCACATGAGCGAGGATACGCTCTTCGTCTTGCGAAGCCGCCACGGGCTCACCCGCGATGAAGTCGCAAAAGCCGAGGCGCTTGTCGCCGAGCGCTTTCTCAACGGCCTGACACCGATCCTACCATGA
- a CDS encoding DUF1501 domain-containing protein codes for MLPSSTLTDTQRSFSRRWFLKDCGLGLGSVALTSLMGKTSAASVLTDPHTPRPPHFPAKAKNVIFLYMGGAPSHLDLFDNKPVLRELDGTVPPAELLKGYRSAFIRPDNKLLGSKFPFKRYGKCGMEMADILPHIGGCADDISLIRSMHTDAFNHAPAQILMATGSQQFGRPSLGSWVSYGLGSENNNLPAFVVMSSGFKGPSGGNANWSSGFLPSVHDGVTFNSIGEPVLYLSNPKGISRAQQRQTIDAVNLLNHKRFESIGDPEINSRVAAFEMAFRMQDVAPEVTDISLEPEHIREMYGAKPGQRSFANNCLLARRLVERGVRFVELFHESWDQHGNLTGDLKKNCLAVDQACAALIKDLKQRGLLDETLIVWGGEFGRTPMLQGGNDGRDHHPNAFTMWMAGGGVKGGMELGKTDDLGFNAIEDKVHVHDLNATILHLLGFDHTQLTYRAQGRDFRLTDVHGNVVRKVLA; via the coding sequence ATGCTCCCATCCTCCACCCTCACCGACACCCAGCGCTCCTTCTCCCGCCGCTGGTTCCTAAAAGACTGCGGCCTTGGCCTTGGCTCGGTTGCGCTCACCTCGCTGATGGGGAAAACCTCCGCCGCTTCCGTCCTAACAGATCCGCACACTCCACGCCCACCGCATTTTCCTGCGAAGGCGAAGAACGTGATCTTCCTCTACATGGGCGGCGCGCCCAGCCACCTGGACCTCTTCGATAACAAGCCCGTCCTCCGCGAGCTGGACGGCACCGTCCCGCCCGCCGAGCTTTTGAAAGGCTACCGCTCCGCCTTCATCCGCCCGGACAACAAGCTGCTCGGCTCCAAGTTCCCCTTCAAGCGATACGGGAAATGCGGCATGGAAATGGCGGATATCCTCCCCCACATCGGCGGCTGCGCGGATGACATTTCCCTGATCCGCTCCATGCACACGGATGCGTTCAACCACGCCCCCGCACAGATCCTCATGGCCACCGGCTCCCAGCAATTCGGGCGTCCCTCGCTTGGCTCCTGGGTCTCCTACGGCCTCGGCTCGGAAAACAACAACCTGCCCGCCTTCGTCGTCATGTCCTCCGGCTTCAAGGGTCCCTCCGGCGGCAACGCGAACTGGTCTTCCGGTTTCCTCCCCAGCGTCCACGACGGGGTCACTTTCAACTCCATCGGAGAACCCGTCCTTTACCTCTCCAACCCCAAAGGCATTTCCCGCGCCCAACAGCGCCAGACCATCGATGCGGTGAACCTCCTCAATCACAAGCGCTTCGAATCGATCGGCGATCCGGAGATCAACTCCCGCGTCGCTGCCTTCGAAATGGCCTTTCGGATGCAAGACGTCGCTCCTGAGGTCACAGACATTTCCCTAGAGCCGGAGCATATCCGGGAAATGTACGGCGCAAAACCCGGCCAACGCTCCTTTGCCAACAACTGCCTGCTCGCCCGCCGCCTCGTCGAGCGCGGCGTCCGCTTCGTCGAGCTTTTCCACGAATCATGGGATCAGCACGGCAACCTCACCGGCGACCTGAAAAAGAACTGCCTCGCCGTGGATCAGGCCTGCGCCGCCCTCATCAAGGATCTCAAGCAACGCGGCCTGCTGGATGAAACCCTCATCGTCTGGGGCGGCGAGTTCGGTCGCACCCCCATGCTCCAGGGCGGCAACGACGGCCGCGACCACCATCCCAACGCCTTCACCATGTGGATGGCCGGCGGCGGCGTGAAAGGCGGCATGGAACTCGGCAAGACCGACGACCTAGGCTTCAACGCCATCGAGGACAAAGTCCACGTCCACGACCTCAACGCCACTATACTCCACCTCCTTGGCTTCGATCACACCCAGCTCACCTACCGTGCCCAAGGCCGGGATTTTCGGCTTACGGATGTGCACGGGAACGTTGTGAGGAAGGTGCTGGCGTAA
- a CDS encoding DUF1553 domain-containing protein: MMRFPISISLALLSAVSAAEKVDFTTQIQPIFSQNCYACHGPDEATVEGGLRLDVRDLALKGGDSGKAIVPGDAGASLILERITHSDPDEVMPPPDKKKRLKPEQVALIRQWIDEGAEWGVHWAFLPAERPPIPTVKDSAWVKNPIDHFILSKLEAEDVKPSPPADPATFLRRLSLDLTGLPPTLGELSATANDHAERLIASPHFGERWAREWLDAARYADSAGYEKDLPRYHHFYRDWVVSAMNSNMPYDEFVVKQIAGDLLPDATQDDRIATGFLRNSMTNEEGGAKPEQFRIEGIFDRIDAIGKSMLGLTAQCAQCHTHKYDPLTHDEYFGMYAFLNGIEETSIPAVTPSEKITTDAILAEISAIDEGILKSSPDVEVAFAKWQREMLALPRTEWHALELYQLGDSGQKYLPQPDKSVINMGYANTRGTEVFTSSLEIPEIRSARLEVMNDPYLPMNGPGRSTRGTGALTEFVLRAGTDPEKVEQLKFTNAVASVNPKVKPVDHIAHPTDAKRQPDNRTTGPASLALDNDLETSWTHERDPARNNDPAVLTFELEKPFETGGTAHFKYNLVQRAGGFNSDDNQTFNLGRIRLSVAATLPNALDQLPPLVSQALLTEPAERTTEQERRLFAHWRENNPAYAAETSGIETLYAKVPAPTWALVAAETKQKRETRLFERGEQTHPMHVVRPHVPAFLHPLPPGDPESRLTFAKWLVDPKSPVAARVMVNRIWQAYFGTGILETSEDFGHQAAAPSHPDLLDWLAVEFMESGWDMKHIHRLIVTSATYRQSSVMSPAMRGRDPKNRLLAHGPRLRVPAETVRDIQLASSGLLDKSLGGRSVFPPAPGYLFERPVSYGPKTWFIEEDSNRYRRALYTFRFRSVPYPMLVTFDAPPGAVSCVRRNISTTPLQALVTLNEQVSLEAALGLAHLILTDTGTLPERISRAFVRCTSRKPDAEETAALATVYETALTADPEQVKVFLESYQPVTLDLSAHPLPELSAATAVARVLLNLDETITKN, from the coding sequence CTGATGCGTTTCCCCATTTCCATTTCACTTGCCCTGCTGAGTGCGGTCTCGGCGGCGGAAAAGGTCGATTTCACCACCCAGATTCAGCCGATCTTTTCGCAGAACTGCTACGCCTGCCATGGCCCGGACGAGGCGACGGTGGAGGGCGGGCTGCGGCTGGATGTCCGTGATCTGGCTTTGAAGGGCGGGGACAGCGGCAAGGCCATCGTGCCGGGCGATGCCGGAGCCTCGCTGATCCTGGAGCGCATCACCCATTCCGATCCCGATGAGGTCATGCCTCCCCCGGACAAGAAAAAGCGACTCAAGCCGGAGCAGGTCGCGCTGATCCGCCAATGGATCGACGAGGGCGCGGAGTGGGGCGTTCACTGGGCGTTCCTACCTGCGGAGCGACCACCCATCCCCACCGTGAAAGATAGCGCCTGGGTGAAAAACCCCATCGACCATTTCATCCTCTCCAAGCTCGAGGCCGAGGACGTGAAACCCTCACCACCCGCCGACCCCGCGACTTTCCTACGCCGCCTTTCCCTGGACCTGACAGGCCTGCCACCGACGCTCGGGGAGCTTTCCGCAACCGCAAACGACCATGCGGAGCGCCTCATCGCCAGCCCTCATTTCGGCGAGCGCTGGGCGCGCGAGTGGCTGGATGCCGCGCGATACGCGGACTCCGCGGGCTACGAGAAAGACCTCCCTCGCTACCACCACTTCTACCGCGATTGGGTGGTCTCCGCGATGAACTCCAACATGCCCTACGACGAGTTCGTGGTGAAGCAGATCGCCGGAGACCTCCTCCCGGATGCCACCCAGGACGACCGCATCGCCACCGGCTTCCTGCGCAACTCCATGACCAACGAAGAGGGCGGCGCCAAGCCGGAGCAGTTCCGCATCGAGGGCATCTTCGACCGCATCGACGCGATCGGGAAATCCATGCTCGGCCTCACCGCGCAGTGCGCCCAGTGCCACACCCACAAATACGATCCGCTCACCCACGACGAATACTTCGGCATGTATGCCTTCCTCAACGGCATCGAGGAAACCTCCATACCAGCCGTCACGCCTTCCGAAAAAATCACGACCGATGCCATCCTCGCGGAGATCTCCGCCATCGACGAAGGCATACTCAAGTCCTCACCCGATGTGGAAGTCGCCTTCGCGAAATGGCAGCGGGAAATGCTCGCCCTGCCACGCACCGAATGGCACGCACTGGAGCTCTATCAGCTCGGCGATTCCGGCCAGAAATACCTACCGCAGCCTGACAAATCCGTCATCAACATGGGTTACGCGAACACCCGCGGCACCGAGGTGTTCACCTCCTCGCTCGAGATCCCGGAAATCCGCTCCGCCCGCCTGGAGGTGATGAACGATCCCTACCTGCCGATGAACGGCCCCGGCCGCTCCACGCGGGGCACCGGTGCCCTCACCGAGTTCGTGCTGCGGGCCGGAACCGATCCCGAGAAGGTCGAGCAACTCAAGTTCACCAACGCGGTCGCCAGCGTGAACCCGAAGGTCAAGCCCGTCGATCACATCGCCCACCCCACGGATGCGAAACGCCAGCCCGACAACCGCACCACGGGGCCGGCTTCCCTCGCATTGGACAACGACCTGGAAACCTCCTGGACGCACGAGCGCGACCCCGCCCGCAACAACGACCCGGCGGTACTGACCTTCGAGCTTGAGAAACCATTCGAAACCGGCGGCACCGCCCATTTCAAATACAACCTCGTCCAACGTGCCGGCGGCTTCAACTCCGACGACAACCAGACCTTCAACCTCGGCCGCATCCGCTTGTCCGTGGCCGCCACCTTGCCAAACGCCCTTGACCAACTGCCACCTCTCGTCTCCCAGGCACTCCTAACAGAACCGGCGGAACGCACCACGGAGCAGGAGCGCCGCCTCTTCGCCCACTGGCGTGAGAACAACCCGGCCTACGCCGCCGAGACCTCGGGCATCGAGACGCTTTATGCAAAGGTTCCGGCGCCCACCTGGGCGCTCGTCGCTGCGGAGACCAAGCAGAAACGCGAGACCCGCCTTTTCGAACGCGGCGAGCAGACGCATCCCATGCATGTCGTGAGGCCCCACGTCCCCGCCTTTCTCCACCCGCTCCCGCCCGGCGATCCCGAGTCGCGCCTTACCTTCGCGAAATGGCTTGTCGATCCGAAATCCCCTGTCGCCGCCCGCGTCATGGTGAACCGCATCTGGCAGGCATATTTCGGCACGGGCATCCTGGAAACCTCGGAAGACTTCGGCCACCAGGCCGCCGCGCCCTCGCATCCGGACCTTCTGGATTGGCTCGCCGTGGAGTTCATGGAAAGCGGCTGGGACATGAAGCACATCCACCGCCTCATCGTCACCAGCGCCACCTACCGCCAGTCCTCCGTGATGAGCCCCGCCATGCGCGGCCGCGATCCGAAGAACCGTCTGCTCGCCCACGGCCCGCGGCTCCGCGTCCCTGCGGAAACGGTGCGCGACATCCAGCTCGCCAGCTCCGGGCTGCTGGACAAATCGCTCGGCGGGCGCAGCGTGTTCCCGCCCGCGCCAGGCTACCTTTTCGAGCGCCCCGTCTCCTACGGGCCCAAGACGTGGTTCATCGAGGAGGACTCGAACCGCTACCGCCGCGCCCTCTACACCTTCCGCTTCCGCTCGGTTCCTTACCCCATGCTCGTCACCTTCGACGCCCCGCCCGGAGCCGTCTCCTGCGTGCGGCGCAACATCTCCACCACGCCCCTACAGGCGCTCGTCACCCTCAACGAACAGGTCTCACTTGAGGCCGCGCTCGGGCTCGCCCACCTGATCCTCACCGACACCGGCACGCTGCCGGAAAGGATCAGCCGCGCCTTCGTCCGTTGCACCTCCCGCAAACCCGACGCCGAGGAAACCGCCGCCCTCGCCACTGTGTATGAAACCGCCCTCACCGCCGATCCGGAGCAGGTGAAAGTTTTCCTCGAAAGCTACCAACCCGTCACCCTCGACCTCTCCGCCCACCCGCTCCCCGAGCTTTCCGCCGCCACCGCCGTCGCCCGCGTCCTGCTTAACCTCGACGAAACGATCACCAAGAACTAA
- a CDS encoding helix-turn-helix domain-containing protein, translating to MIRAYMDKKGHPENCLAVLFEDLPMLVFYMKDVDGVFIRCNRRFEQFHGLEPGGAMGLTDRDLHEAGIADRYREEDREVMETGLPSPSRTWMVPGAKGVLRWWVSRKTPVRDTDGKVIGVAGVMYEISGAAGVTEPFARIEPALKLIHGDEPGTLATAELAAACNYSESQFNRVFRGIMGRSPRRYVLRHRLETAKDLLARTDLPLSHIAARAGFYDASDFGKRFREQEGITPRRYRIRLRETLRSPA from the coding sequence ATGATCCGCGCATACATGGATAAGAAAGGCCACCCGGAAAACTGCCTTGCTGTCCTTTTCGAGGACTTGCCCATGCTTGTTTTCTACATGAAGGATGTGGATGGCGTTTTCATCCGCTGCAACCGCCGATTCGAGCAATTCCATGGGCTGGAGCCCGGCGGTGCGATGGGGCTGACCGATCGGGATCTCCACGAGGCGGGGATTGCAGACCGTTACCGGGAGGAAGACAGGGAGGTCATGGAAACCGGCTTGCCCTCGCCAAGCCGCACCTGGATGGTTCCCGGTGCGAAAGGAGTCCTGCGCTGGTGGGTCTCGCGCAAGACGCCGGTGCGGGACACGGATGGCAAGGTCATCGGCGTGGCCGGGGTGATGTATGAGATTTCCGGCGCAGCCGGGGTCACGGAACCCTTCGCGAGGATAGAGCCGGCGCTGAAACTCATCCACGGCGATGAGCCCGGCACACTGGCAACGGCCGAGCTCGCCGCCGCCTGCAACTACTCTGAAAGCCAGTTCAATCGCGTATTCCGCGGCATCATGGGCAGATCGCCGCGCCGCTATGTGCTCAGGCACCGTCTGGAGACGGCCAAGGATCTGCTTGCCCGAACCGACCTGCCACTCTCCCACATCGCGGCGCGCGCCGGTTTTTACGATGCCAGCGATTTCGGGAAACGCTTCCGCGAACAGGAAGGCATCACGCCGAGGAGATACCGGATCAGGCTCCGGGAGACCTTGCGCAGCCCGGCATGA
- a CDS encoding cytochrome-c peroxidase, whose amino-acid sequence MKTLILIPITALTANAQEKTIDLTNPPNYATQLVPGYITKDNTPADNAITDLGATLGRVLFYDKRLSRNDTISCSSCHRQENGFGDTATASLGVAGSTGRHSMRLVNARFSTERKFFWDERAASTEAQATQPIQDHIEMGFSGTNGDPSFEELVEKLSAIEAYQVLFKGVFVDPTINEERIGKAIAQFVRSLQSFDSKYDAGRAVRNDGQPFTNFTANENAGKQLFLTPPNQGGAGCAGCHRPPEFDIDPNSGNNGVVTRIGGGTDFTNTRSPSLRDLVSAGGTPHGGFMHDASLPTLLSVINHYNAIPAVVPGLDNRLATGPPNNRQPQRLNLTNQQKADLVDFLETLTGSSIYEDEKFSNPFNADGSLGLVILPVENESMLFSEQEGTSRVTLRSSGVPNVGYFFQASPDLVKWTSTALTAPASGVLEMTVPLTPGAENMYYRFAYAAPPE is encoded by the coding sequence GTGAAAACCCTGATCCTGATCCCGATAACCGCCCTGACCGCAAACGCGCAGGAAAAAACAATCGACCTCACCAACCCGCCGAACTACGCGACCCAGCTGGTGCCGGGCTACATCACCAAGGACAACACGCCCGCCGACAACGCGATCACAGACCTTGGCGCAACCCTCGGGCGCGTGCTTTTCTATGACAAACGCCTGTCTCGCAACGATACGATTTCCTGTTCCTCCTGCCACCGCCAGGAAAACGGCTTCGGTGACACCGCGACGGCCAGCCTCGGGGTGGCTGGCAGCACCGGCCGCCACTCCATGCGCCTGGTCAACGCCCGCTTCTCCACCGAGCGGAAATTCTTCTGGGACGAGCGTGCCGCGAGCACCGAGGCGCAGGCCACACAACCCATCCAGGATCATATTGAGATGGGCTTCAGCGGGACAAACGGCGATCCATCCTTTGAAGAGCTGGTCGAGAAGCTCTCCGCCATCGAGGCATACCAGGTGCTCTTCAAAGGCGTGTTCGTCGATCCGACGATCAACGAAGAACGCATCGGCAAGGCCATCGCCCAGTTCGTCCGCAGCCTCCAGTCCTTCGATAGCAAATATGACGCCGGCCGGGCTGTTAGGAATGACGGCCAGCCATTCACGAACTTCACCGCAAACGAGAACGCCGGGAAACAGCTTTTCCTCACCCCACCGAACCAGGGTGGTGCCGGTTGCGCGGGCTGCCACAGGCCGCCGGAATTCGATATCGACCCGAACTCCGGCAACAACGGGGTCGTGACAAGGATAGGCGGCGGCACGGATTTCACCAACACCCGCTCCCCCAGCCTCCGCGATCTGGTCTCCGCGGGCGGGACGCCCCACGGCGGATTCATGCATGATGCATCCCTACCCACCCTGCTCTCCGTCATCAACCACTACAACGCCATCCCCGCCGTCGTGCCCGGCCTCGACAACCGCCTCGCCACTGGGCCGCCGAACAACCGCCAGCCGCAGCGCCTCAACCTGACGAACCAGCAAAAGGCGGATCTCGTCGATTTCCTCGAAACCCTCACCGGCAGCTCCATCTATGAGGACGAGAAATTCTCCAACCCATTCAACGCCGATGGCTCCCTTGGTCTTGTCATCCTTCCGGTGGAAAACGAAAGCATGCTTTTCTCCGAACAGGAAGGCACCAGCCGCGTGACGCTACGTTCCTCGGGCGTTCCGAACGTCGGATATTTTTTTCAGGCTTCCCCAGATCTCGTGAAGTGGACGTCCACCGCACTTACCGCCCCCGCCTCCGGTGTGCTGGAAATGACCGTTCCGCTCACTCCGGGCGCAGAGAACATGTACTACCGGTTCGCCTACGCAGCCCCCCCGGAATAG
- a CDS encoding 2-C-methyl-D-erythritol 2,4-cyclodiphosphate synthase encodes MIGIGYDVHRFAQNRPLILGGVEIPHSHGLDGHSDADVLCHAIADAVLGAMGKPDIGHYFPPGEDFCKDISSLRILEKCRELLKEEKLSLMNIDSTLIAEAPKILPHREAMQRNIGHALGIPPQRVGIKATTNETMGFVGRKEGIAAMAVAMVAQSYSGGAA; translated from the coding sequence ATGATCGGCATCGGCTACGACGTCCACCGCTTCGCGCAAAACCGCCCGCTCATCCTTGGGGGTGTCGAGATCCCGCACAGCCATGGCCTCGACGGCCACTCGGATGCGGATGTCCTCTGCCACGCCATCGCCGATGCCGTGTTAGGGGCCATGGGCAAACCCGACATCGGCCACTATTTCCCGCCGGGTGAGGATTTCTGCAAGGACATCTCCTCCCTCAGAATCCTGGAAAAATGCCGGGAGCTTCTCAAAGAGGAAAAGCTTTCCCTGATGAACATCGACTCCACCCTCATCGCCGAGGCACCGAAAATCCTGCCACACCGCGAGGCGATGCAAAGGAACATAGGCCATGCGCTCGGCATTCCGCCGCAGCGTGTCGGCATCAAGGCCACCACCAACGAGACCATGGGCTTCGTCGGGCGCAAGGAAGGCATCGCGGCCATGGCGGTGGCGATGGTCGCGCAATCCTATTCCGGGGGGGCTGCGTAG
- a CDS encoding inositol monophosphatase, with translation MENDLSLATEAALEAGKLLRSHFGKSLVVDEAHHHDIKLALDKESQDLITRILLGARPADALYGEEGIAGNQDSGRQWIVDPIDGTVNYFYGIPHFCISIALRIDDEVVLGVIHDPMVGETWSIEKGGVPMLNGEPVKVSTREKLEESVLFVGCGKDTEALTTGIERFRKASLRARKMRMMGSAALGMAYICCGRLDAYVESTISLWDIAAGKLLVEAAGGTVTLTQKPGKADSWSIVATNGKIPIEEIL, from the coding sequence ATGGAAAACGATCTCTCGCTCGCCACCGAGGCAGCCCTTGAAGCCGGAAAACTGCTGCGCAGTCATTTCGGGAAATCCCTCGTCGTCGATGAGGCACACCACCACGACATCAAGCTCGCCCTCGACAAGGAGTCCCAGGATCTCATCACCAGGATTCTCCTCGGCGCACGCCCGGCCGATGCGCTCTACGGAGAGGAAGGCATCGCCGGCAACCAGGATTCCGGCCGCCAGTGGATCGTCGATCCCATCGACGGCACGGTGAACTATTTCTACGGCATACCCCATTTCTGCATCTCCATCGCCCTGCGCATCGATGACGAGGTCGTCCTCGGCGTGATCCACGATCCCATGGTCGGCGAGACGTGGAGCATCGAGAAAGGCGGGGTGCCCATGCTCAACGGCGAGCCGGTCAAGGTCAGCACCCGCGAGAAACTGGAGGAGTCCGTCCTCTTCGTCGGATGCGGCAAGGATACCGAGGCGCTGACCACCGGGATCGAGCGTTTCCGCAAGGCCTCGCTGCGCGCCCGCAAGATGCGAATGATGGGCTCCGCCGCTCTCGGCATGGCCTACATCTGCTGCGGTCGGCTGGATGCCTACGTCGAGTCCACCATTTCCCTCTGGGACATCGCGGCCGGCAAGCTCCTCGTCGAGGCGGCAGGCGGCACCGTCACCCTCACCCAGAAACCCGGCAAAGCCGATTCCTGGTCCATCGTCGCCACCAACGGCAAGATCCCCATCGAGGAAATCCTATGA
- a CDS encoding cupin domain-containing protein, protein MHKAIVTHFDEIEPTECPCGTTRRAFAVPENPTATIHLVDISVDAKTHYHKKLTEIYLILEGEGHMELDGELIPVRPMSTIFIPPGVRHRAIGKMRIVNIPVPAFDPHDEWFD, encoded by the coding sequence ATGCATAAAGCCATCGTCACCCATTTCGATGAGATCGAGCCGACCGAATGCCCCTGCGGCACCACCCGCCGCGCCTTCGCCGTCCCGGAAAACCCCACCGCCACGATCCATCTCGTGGACATTTCCGTGGATGCAAAAACCCATTACCACAAGAAGCTCACCGAGATCTACCTGATCCTGGAAGGCGAGGGCCACATGGAGCTGGACGGCGAGCTTATCCCCGTCCGGCCGATGAGCACCATCTTCATCCCCCCGGGTGTCCGCCACCGAGCCATCGGGAAAATGAGGATCGTCAACATCCCCGTCCCAGCCTTCGATCCCCACGACGAGTGGTTCGACTGA